In Terriglobus aquaticus, the genomic window CGTGGTCACCTGAAAATCGCTGAGACCCTGGAGCCCGCTCTCGCGCAGGCTGGTCTCGTCCGCGCACACCCAAAGCACTGCGCCACCCGTGGCCAGCACCGCCATGGCAAAGGCAGCCGCTTCGTCACTGGCGGAGAGCAGTACCAGCCGCCCTGACCACGTGTCGTGCCGCTGCATCAACGACAGAAATGCCGCCAGGGAGCGCCGCTGCAGGGTGTTCTCACTCCGGTCCACACCGCTCCTCCGTACAAGCAGCCTAAACTGGGCCCATGCAGACGTTGTTACGCTCCATCCGCTCGCTCGCGCTCACCTTCTGGATCGGCAGCATCCTGTTTTTTGGCGCCGTGGTGGCACCCCGCGCCTTCCAGTTGCTCGGCAAACAGGCGGACTTTGGCACCTTCATTGGAGCCTGCCTCCTCACGCTGCACGGCGCGGGTCTGTGGTGCGGCGTGCTCATCCTGGTAGCGGTCCGGCTGCTGAAACATCACGCTCGCCTGCCGCTGGTACAGGTCGCGCTCGTGTTTGTCATGATGGCGCTCACCTGGGCCAGCAACCGCTTCATCATTGCGCCCATGGAGCATGACCGCGCACTCGCGGGCGGCCAGATTGAAGCACTGCTGCCCGGCTCACCGTTGCGCACCGACTTTGACGCGCGTCACAAGTGGTCTACGACGGTGGAAGGCATCGTCCTTCTGCTCGGCGTGGTGGAGATCATCCTCGCCAGCAGCGAGCGCGAAGAAGTGCTCATCGTCGACCGAGACACGGAACGCCCCGGTGCGCTGCCGCCAGTCCGCAAGCGTCCGCTCGGCCTGGACGAACTGTAGCCCTCGCAACACGGGCACATTCAAAGCAAACGAGGCAGAGCTTGAGCTCTGCCTCGTTCTCCTGCCGCCGTAATTGCCTCGACTACTCCACCGGCATCCTCGCTTTGTACCCGTCGCGAGCCGCCACGGTGTACTTCACCTTCTTATTCTTCTCGTCGACCATTTGCAGCGGCATACCTTCGTTGTCGACCAGTTCCACCTTGATCTTGCGATAGGTGCCATCCTGGGCAGTGTTCGTCGGCCGGTACGTGATGATGTACTGGTTCCGAATCGACTGGTTGATCTCGCTGAAGATGTCCGGCAGTTCACCCTCGAAGCGCGGGAAGTACGCCCGGCCGCCTGTCATCTGCGCAAACGTCCGCATCTGGTTATCGGCCTGCAGGTAGTCCATGCGCGCAATCGCGCCCATGCGGCCGTCCGCCAGCGTGCGCAACAGGCCCCCCGTGCTGATGCAGTAGATGCTCACGTTTTGTGCGCTTTGCACCTTTTTCAGCATGGTGTCCAGCGTGATCTTCGAGAAGGTATCGCGGCCACTCGAGATCAGGATGATGTACTTGCGGCCGTCGATCCGGCTCACCCGATCCAGCGTCTCGTACAGGGCATCGAACTCGTCAGTGTCGCTGAAACCAGGGATGGTCAGCGTCTGCAGCGCCTGCGCGGTGACCTGCTTGTCCTTGGTGAAGTCCGTCAAAATGTGGGTACGCAGGTCATACGTAATGACCGCGATGTAGTCCTCCGGCTTAAGCGACTTGAAGAACACATACGAGGATTGCCGCATGTCCTGGATGAAGGCCCAGCTATTCGCGGCGAACTCCAGCAGCATCACGGCCGTGATCGGTGCAGTGGTCTGCCGCACCTCAGTGATGCGCTGCGGCACACCATCCTCGAGCACGCGGAAATTACCGGCCTTCAAACCGGGAACGAACTGGCGCGTCTTGTCGAGCTGAACGCTCACGTCCACGTTCACTACGGGAACGTCGACGCGCAACGTGTAGTTCTGCAGTTCTTTCGGCGTCTTGTCCTTCGGCTGTTCCGGCGCTGGCGGTTCTGGCTCGGGATCGGCGTACTTGCGCTTCCGCACCACGGGAGCGTTGTCCTGCACGGGACCCTGGTCGGGCTGCGCCTGCGGAGTCTGCTGTGCAGGCGGGGTCTGTGGCTGCTGTTGCGCGCCAGTTGCGGGGCAAAGAGCGCCGGCGCTCAACAGCGTGGCGGCGAGCACAAGCGTTTGGGAAGTCCGGAAAGGAAGCACGGGATCAGGTCCTCAAGCAAAACTGTAAGCGAAACGTCCGGAGCAGCGTAGACGATGTCCGCGCGGTTGCGTCCGGCCAAAGACAAGTGGCGCCTGCGCATTGGCAACACTGCCGCAACGTCTCTACTCTGGTAGACGTGATTGGTCGCGCAACGGTTCCAGCAACGGAGAAGCCCTGGCGGCGAGCCGCGTTCCGTCTCTGCTGGACGCTGGCCCTTTGCGCCGTTGGTGCCGGCTCGCCCGCCCTGCGCGCGCAGGCCGCTGCAGCGTCCGCCGGGCCGCCGCTCCACGCTGAGCCCTTTCCGCTGAGCGAAGTGCGCCGCGGCCAGCACGGCACTGCGTGGACCGTGTTTGAAGGCCGTGTTCCGGAGCCCATGGACGTCGAGATCCTGGGCCGCATGCCCAACAGCATCGGCCCCGGTCAAGACATGATCCTTGCCCGGCTGCACGGCACCAAGCCAGACTTCACGGGCGTGGTCGCCGGCATGAGCGGATCGCCCGTGTACATCGACGGCAAGCTGCTGGGCGCACTCAGCTTTCGCATCGGCCAGTTCAGCAAAGAGCCCATCTGCGGCATCACGCCGATCGAGTACATGCTGCAGGTCCGCGATTTGCCGAACGCTCTGAACCCCACAGCGCCGGAGCGTCCTGCCCCGCCCGCCACCCCCGCTGAACCCGTGGCTGCCCTCGCACCTTCCTTTAGCCCTGCACGCAACGACGGCCTAACGCCCATCGCCACCCCGCTTGTCTTCAGCGGCTTCTCCGCAGACACCCTGGACCGTTTCGGTGCAAATTTTCGCGCGCTCGGCCTTGAACCAGTCAGCGGCCTGGGTTCCGCGTCGCCGGACACGCCCCAGCCGGAGCCGATCGTGCCCGGTTCAGCGGTTTCCGCGGTTCTGGCGCGGGGTGACCTGAACATCGCAGCCACCTGCACGGTGACTTACCTCGATGCGAAGCAACTGCTGGCCTGCGGGCACCCCATCACACAATACGGCGACATCGACGTGCCCATGACCAAGGCTGAGGTGCTCGCCACCCTGCCGTCGCCCCAGAACGCCTTCAAGATCGTCAACACGACCGAAACTGTAGGCGCGTTCACTGAAGATCGCTCCAACGCAATCGCCGGTTCGTTTCGGGTACAGGCACCCATGATCCCGGTCGCGGTCGAGCTTGCGCCCGTCGCCGGTTCCGGCCTTCCTGCCCGCACCCTGCACTTCCAGGTACTCAACAATCGCGAGCTGACGCCCCAGGTGCTGCTGGCCGGGGTATACCAGGCGCTCAGCGGAACCAACACCTCGGGCAGCGAGATGAGCCTGCGTCTTACCGGCTCGGTCGCCATCGCCAACCACGAGCCGCTCCGTCTGGATGCCACTCTTTCCTCCGGCGAGGGCCAGCCCGCAGCCGTGGGAGCTGCCGTGCTGCTGGCGCAGCGTTTCAGCCGTGTCTACGGCAACGCTCTGGAACAGCCGGTGATTACGGCAGTGGACCTGCACGCCGCTGTCGTACCCACCCGCGAGTCCATCCAAATCGAATCCGCCCGCCTGTCCACCGACGAGGCTCGCCCCGGAGACACCGTCGTGGTGCAGGCGACCATCCGCCCGTGGCAGCAGTCGGCCCGCGTCGTGGAAGTGCCCATCAAGCTGCCGACCACGTTGGAGAACGGCCCTTTGCGCATCGTCGTAGGAGACAGCACGACCATGGATCGCCTGGTCGCGCCTCCAGCTGGCAGCGCGCCGCATCCGCTTGACCTGGCCGACACCATCACCCAACTGAACCGCACCCACACCAACGACCGGCTCTACGTGGCCCTGCTCGATCACGAGACGCAGGGGGTCACCGCCGCCGCGGCACTGCCGTCCTTGCCGCCGGATGTGGTGAACACCCTGCAACCGCTCCGCGACTCGCGGGAAATCTCTTTCACCTCTGAAACCGCCAAAGAAGCTGGCTCCGTTCCGCTGGACGCTGCCGTCAGCGGCTCCCAGGTCCTTACCCTTCGCATCCGCTAGACCGAGCCGACGAACTCAAGACGAGGTATTGCTTTGCCATTTCGAACGGAGCGTTCCCGGATACAGC contains:
- a CDS encoding DUF4149 domain-containing protein, with translation MQTLLRSIRSLALTFWIGSILFFGAVVAPRAFQLLGKQADFGTFIGACLLTLHGAGLWCGVLILVAVRLLKHHARLPLVQVALVFVMMALTWASNRFIIAPMEHDRALAGGQIEALLPGSPLRTDFDARHKWSTTVEGIVLLLGVVEIILASSEREEVLIVDRDTERPGALPPVRKRPLGLDEL
- a CDS encoding VWA domain-containing protein, whose protein sequence is MLPFRTSQTLVLAATLLSAGALCPATGAQQQPQTPPAQQTPQAQPDQGPVQDNAPVVRKRKYADPEPEPPAPEQPKDKTPKELQNYTLRVDVPVVNVDVSVQLDKTRQFVPGLKAGNFRVLEDGVPQRITEVRQTTAPITAVMLLEFAANSWAFIQDMRQSSYVFFKSLKPEDYIAVITYDLRTHILTDFTKDKQVTAQALQTLTIPGFSDTDEFDALYETLDRVSRIDGRKYIILISSGRDTFSKITLDTMLKKVQSAQNVSIYCISTGGLLRTLADGRMGAIARMDYLQADNQMRTFAQMTGGRAYFPRFEGELPDIFSEINQSIRNQYIITYRPTNTAQDGTYRKIKVELVDNEGMPLQMVDEKNKKVKYTVAARDGYKARMPVE
- a CDS encoding SpoIVB peptidase S55; translated protein: MIGRATVPATEKPWRRAAFRLCWTLALCAVGAGSPALRAQAAAASAGPPLHAEPFPLSEVRRGQHGTAWTVFEGRVPEPMDVEILGRMPNSIGPGQDMILARLHGTKPDFTGVVAGMSGSPVYIDGKLLGALSFRIGQFSKEPICGITPIEYMLQVRDLPNALNPTAPERPAPPATPAEPVAALAPSFSPARNDGLTPIATPLVFSGFSADTLDRFGANFRALGLEPVSGLGSASPDTPQPEPIVPGSAVSAVLARGDLNIAATCTVTYLDAKQLLACGHPITQYGDIDVPMTKAEVLATLPSPQNAFKIVNTTETVGAFTEDRSNAIAGSFRVQAPMIPVAVELAPVAGSGLPARTLHFQVLNNRELTPQVLLAGVYQALSGTNTSGSEMSLRLTGSVAIANHEPLRLDATLSSGEGQPAAVGAAVLLAQRFSRVYGNALEQPVITAVDLHAAVVPTRESIQIESARLSTDEARPGDTVVVQATIRPWQQSARVVEVPIKLPTTLENGPLRIVVGDSTTMDRLVAPPAGSAPHPLDLADTITQLNRTHTNDRLYVALLDHETQGVTAAAALPSLPPDVVNTLQPLRDSREISFTSETAKEAGSVPLDAAVSGSQVLTLRIR